Proteins encoded within one genomic window of Felis catus isolate Fca126 chromosome C1, F.catus_Fca126_mat1.0, whole genome shotgun sequence:
- the PRLH gene encoding prolactin-releasing peptide, whose amino-acid sequence MKALQAWLLGLLLLGLALRGAASQTHPHSMEIRNPDIDPAWYAGRRIRPVGRFGRRTAAPPGCREPARLLPPERRR is encoded by the exons ATGAAGGCTTTGCAGGCCTGGCTGCTGGGCCTGCTGCTGCTGGGACTGGCCCTGCGGGGGGCTGCGAGCCAAACCCACCCGCACTCCATGGAGATCCGCA ACCCTGACATCGATCCCGCCTGGTACGCGGGCCGCAGGATCAGACCCGTGGGCCGCTTCGGCCGGAGGACAGCAGCCCCCCCGGGATGTCGTGAACCGGCCAGGCTGCTCCCCCCTGAAAGGAGGCGCTGA